In the genome of Bacteroidota bacterium, one region contains:
- a CDS encoding ribonuclease HII encodes MGNPLKPYYKKDLIEAGCDEAGRGCLAGHVFAAAVILPKDYINPLLNDSKKLSEKIREKLRFEIEKEAISFSVGIVENETIDKINILQSSFLAMHRAIDGLSQIPEFLIIDGNRFLKYKDIPHKCIIKGDGKYLSIAAASVLAKTYRDSFMKKIDLEFPQYFWSKNKGYPTKQHRLAIQENGITKYHRKSFKLLETQLEFDFGK; translated from the coding sequence TTGGGAAATCCCCTAAAACCATACTACAAAAAAGACCTAATCGAAGCAGGATGCGACGAAGCCGGACGTGGCTGTCTGGCAGGACATGTTTTCGCAGCAGCGGTAATTCTTCCAAAAGATTATATCAATCCTTTGCTAAACGACTCTAAAAAACTTTCGGAAAAAATCAGGGAAAAATTAAGATTTGAGATTGAAAAAGAAGCAATTTCGTTTTCAGTTGGAATTGTAGAAAATGAAACTATCGACAAAATAAATATTCTCCAGTCTTCATTTCTGGCAATGCACAGAGCAATTGACGGACTTTCTCAAATTCCAGAATTTCTGATAATTGACGGAAACAGATTTTTGAAATACAAGGATATTCCTCACAAATGTATAATAAAAGGTGATGGCAAATATTTATCGATAGCTGCCGCATCGGTGCTTGCAAAAACCTACAGGGATAGTTTTATGAAAAAAATTGATTTAGAATTTCCGCAATACTTTTGGAGCAAAAACAAAGGATACCCAACAAAACAACATCGGCTGGCAATTCAAGAAAACGGCATCACAAAATATCACCGCAAATCTTTCAAATTACTTGAAACTCAGCTTGAATTTGATTTCGGAAAATAG
- a CDS encoding DUF2442 domain-containing protein — protein MYKTYAINNVEVTNDLLILMIDSKEYRFKLKEISEPLSNATIDEKSEFIVSPSGYGIHWPRIDEDISIHALLMKK, from the coding sequence ATGTATAAAACTTATGCTATAAATAATGTAGAAGTAACAAATGATTTACTAATCTTAATGATTGACTCAAAAGAGTATAGATTTAAATTGAAAGAAATATCTGAACCACTTTCAAATGCAACTATCGATGAAAAATCAGAATTCATCGTTTCTCCTTCCGGATATGGAATTCATTGGCCAAGAATTGATGAAGATATATCAATTCATGCTCTACTAATGAAGAAATAG
- a CDS encoding DUF4160 domain-containing protein, with translation MPTILSILGWRLFFYSNENNEPIHIHAQKADSECKFWIKETEFDIVEAYSYNLSPQLRKEIRKIIFQHFDYIVAEWNKYFNK, from the coding sequence ATGCCCACAATACTATCAATATTAGGTTGGAGATTATTCTTTTATTCCAATGAGAATAATGAACCCATCCATATTCATGCACAAAAAGCTGATTCTGAATGTAAATTTTGGATAAAAGAAACAGAATTCGACATTGTGGAAGCTTATTCATACAACCTAAGCCCGCAACTTCGAAAAGAAATAAGGAAGATTATATTTCAGCACTTTGATTATATTGTTGCCGAATGGAATAAATATTTTAATAAATAG
- a CDS encoding ABC transporter ATP-binding protein has product MLLKLKNINIAFKTENGTKPVAESLNFSMDRGEVVGIVGESGSGKSITALSIIGLLPKKAGVSSGEILFYENNNPVDLLKLSEIEKQHYRGKRISMIFQEPMTSLNPVMKCGEQIVEAIVQHQNLSSKKAKQIALKLLEDVQIPRPKEIMKSYPHQLSGGQRQRIMIAIALSCNPEIIIADEPTTALDVSVQKNIIELLKSLQKKYKLGILFISHDLSVVSNIAQKLLVMYKGKIVEQGDCSEILKNPQHEYTKALLACRPPLNERPKRLFSISNFIDSSEKKTIDFITENERKTVHKNIYQNEPILEIKNLKTYFEIRGNIFGKNKSQVRAVDNVSFDLFKGETLGLVGESGCGKTTLGRTILKLIEASDGEIIYKGQNLRTISTKEMRKLRRKIQIIFQDPYSSLNPRKTIGEIISEPMKVHRIGKNKKERIELTYELLESVKLDEAHFYKYPHEFSGGQRQRIGIARALALKPELIICDESVSALDVSVQATVLNMLNELKKKFNLTYIFISHDLSVVKYMSDRIIVLNKGELEEIGEADSVYKSPIKAYTKKLIESIPKL; this is encoded by the coding sequence ATGCTTTTAAAACTAAAAAACATAAACATAGCTTTCAAAACAGAAAACGGCACAAAACCCGTTGCCGAATCTTTAAATTTTTCAATGGACCGTGGTGAAGTTGTTGGGATTGTTGGAGAATCAGGCTCTGGAAAATCTATCACTGCTTTATCAATAATTGGATTGTTGCCAAAAAAGGCCGGAGTTTCGTCAGGCGAAATATTATTCTATGAAAATAATAATCCTGTTGATTTACTAAAACTTAGCGAAATAGAAAAACAACATTATCGGGGAAAAAGAATCTCTATGATTTTTCAGGAACCTATGACTTCTCTAAATCCTGTGATGAAATGTGGTGAGCAAATTGTTGAAGCCATTGTTCAGCATCAAAATTTGAGCTCGAAAAAAGCCAAACAAATTGCTTTGAAGCTTTTGGAGGATGTTCAAATTCCACGACCTAAAGAAATTATGAAATCGTATCCGCACCAATTGTCGGGCGGACAACGTCAAAGAATAATGATTGCCATAGCATTGTCTTGCAATCCTGAAATCATTATTGCCGACGAGCCAACAACTGCACTCGATGTGAGCGTTCAAAAAAATATTATTGAGTTGCTAAAATCCCTACAAAAAAAATACAAATTGGGAATTTTATTCATTTCTCACGATTTGAGCGTGGTTTCAAATATTGCTCAAAAACTGCTTGTAATGTATAAAGGCAAAATTGTTGAGCAGGGCGATTGTTCAGAGATTCTAAAAAATCCGCAACACGAATATACCAAAGCCTTGCTCGCTTGCCGTCCTCCCTTAAATGAACGTCCAAAAAGGCTGTTTTCAATTTCCAATTTTATCGATTCAAGTGAAAAAAAGACAATTGATTTTATTACCGAAAATGAAAGAAAAACTGTTCATAAAAACATTTATCAAAATGAGCCAATTCTCGAAATCAAAAATCTTAAAACATATTTCGAAATAAGAGGAAATATTTTTGGCAAAAATAAAAGTCAGGTTCGGGCGGTCGATAATGTAAGTTTCGACTTATTCAAAGGAGAAACACTTGGTTTGGTTGGTGAATCGGGCTGTGGTAAAACAACTCTTGGACGAACTATTTTGAAATTGATAGAGGCAAGTGATGGTGAAATTATTTATAAAGGGCAGAATCTGAGAACTATTTCGACGAAAGAAATGCGAAAGCTGAGGCGAAAAATTCAGATAATATTTCAAGATCCTTATTCATCTTTAAATCCGAGAAAAACTATTGGAGAAATAATTTCTGAACCAATGAAAGTTCATAGGATTGGCAAAAACAAAAAGGAAAGGATTGAGCTAACTTATGAATTATTGGAAAGTGTAAAACTTGATGAGGCACATTTCTATAAATATCCTCACGAGTTTTCCGGTGGTCAGAGGCAACGAATTGGAATTGCCCGAGCTTTGGCTCTAAAGCCCGAATTGATAATTTGCGACGAATCGGTCTCAGCCCTTGATGTGTCAGTTCAGGCGACAGTTTTGAATATGCTGAACGAACTGAAAAAAAAGTTCAATCTCACCTATATTTTTATTTCACATGATTTGTCTGTCGTAAAATACATGTCGGATAGAATTATTGTACTGAACAAAGGAGAGCTTGAAGAAATCGGAGAAGCAGATTCTGTTTATAAAAGCCCAATCAAAGCATATACTAAAAAGTTGATTGAATCTATACCAAAACTGTAA
- the recJ gene encoding single-stranded-DNA-specific exonuclease RecJ yields MEKKWRIRDYAEAGELKYLSQALNIQEVLANLLLQRGIKTYDEAKQFFRPNLYNHLHDPFLMKDMDLAVERLQKSIENNERILVYGDYDVDGTTSVSLVYLFIKDFHKNVDYYIPDRYSEGYGISTEGIDFAKKNDYSLIIALDCGIKAVDKIEYAKSQGVDFIICDHHNPGVDIPNAVAVLDPKRVDCEYPFKELSGCGVGFKFLQAYSIAYKVPFYKLEPFLDLVAVSIASDIVPIIGENRILAFHGLKQLNENPSTGLKSIIKFAGLENKDITISDIVFKIGPRINAAGRISTGTKSVELLVAGNDTSAKQYGFNINSINNERRELDQQITINAINTIENDQLLKSKKSTVLYNSTWHKGVIGIVASRLSEHYYRPTVILTESNGFATGSARSVDGFDLYQAIENCSDLLENFGGHMYAAGLTMKIENISEFERRFNQYVSKNITLEQQTPIIHIDVELRLNEITPKFYKILKQFAPFGPGNMSPVFLSENVSDFGTGKKVGKDETHMKLDLMENDNSTCVIPAIAFQQAEHFHIIKQRIPFSIVYSIDENEFRGKTNIQLMIKDIKYDF; encoded by the coding sequence ATGGAGAAAAAATGGAGAATAAGAGATTATGCTGAAGCAGGAGAATTGAAATATCTATCTCAGGCATTGAACATACAAGAGGTTTTGGCAAACTTATTATTGCAAAGAGGAATAAAAACTTACGACGAAGCAAAACAATTTTTCAGACCAAATTTATACAATCATCTGCACGATCCATTTTTAATGAAGGATATGGACTTGGCAGTAGAACGATTACAAAAATCAATTGAAAACAATGAGAGAATACTTGTTTATGGTGATTACGATGTAGATGGCACAACTTCTGTTTCCTTAGTCTATCTCTTCATAAAAGATTTTCATAAGAATGTTGATTATTATATTCCTGACAGATATTCAGAAGGATATGGAATTTCAACAGAAGGAATAGATTTTGCAAAAAAGAATGATTATTCGTTGATAATTGCTCTTGACTGTGGAATAAAAGCGGTAGATAAAATTGAATATGCAAAATCGCAGGGAGTAGATTTTATAATTTGCGACCACCATAACCCGGGTGTTGATATTCCAAATGCAGTGGCAGTGCTCGACCCGAAAAGAGTCGATTGCGAATATCCTTTTAAAGAACTTTCGGGATGCGGAGTTGGCTTTAAATTTCTTCAAGCCTATTCTATTGCATATAAAGTTCCGTTTTATAAATTAGAGCCTTTTCTTGATTTAGTTGCAGTGAGTATTGCATCGGATATAGTTCCTATAATTGGTGAAAATAGAATTTTGGCATTTCATGGATTGAAACAACTTAATGAAAATCCCAGTACTGGCTTAAAATCAATAATAAAATTTGCCGGTTTAGAAAACAAAGACATCACAATCAGCGATATAGTTTTCAAAATTGGTCCAAGAATAAATGCTGCCGGAAGAATTTCTACAGGTACAAAATCGGTTGAACTTCTCGTTGCAGGAAACGATACATCGGCAAAACAATATGGCTTTAATATTAATTCTATAAATAACGAACGTAGAGAATTAGACCAGCAAATTACTATAAATGCAATAAATACAATTGAAAACGATCAATTGTTAAAAAGTAAAAAATCAACAGTTTTATATAATTCTACTTGGCATAAAGGAGTAATAGGAATTGTTGCATCGCGACTTTCCGAACACTATTATCGTCCAACAGTTATTTTAACCGAATCGAATGGATTTGCTACTGGCTCGGCTCGCTCAGTCGATGGATTCGATCTTTATCAGGCAATTGAAAATTGCAGCGATTTGTTAGAAAATTTTGGCGGGCATATGTACGCAGCCGGGCTCACTATGAAAATTGAAAATATATCGGAATTTGAACGCCGTTTCAACCAGTATGTTAGCAAAAACATTACATTGGAACAACAAACCCCAATCATACATATTGATGTAGAATTAAGGTTAAACGAAATTACTCCAAAATTTTACAAAATATTAAAACAGTTTGCACCCTTTGGTCCCGGGAATATGTCGCCGGTATTTCTGTCCGAAAATGTTTCGGATTTCGGAACAGGAAAAAAAGTTGGGAAAGATGAAACTCATATGAAACTTGACCTGATGGAAAACGATAATTCGACTTGCGTTATTCCTGCCATTGCTTTCCAACAAGCAGAACATTTCCATATTATAAAACAGAGAATCCCGTTTAGCATAGTTTATTCAATCGACGAAAACGAATTTAGAGGAAAAACAAACATTCAGTTGATGATAAAAGATATTAAATACGATTTTTAA
- a CDS encoding endonuclease: MTSELLKHNELGAKGEEIAFFYLIKNDYKVLEKNWRFKHKEIDIIATKDNLLIIVEVKSRSNDYFEQPQDAVNRKKQKFIIDATNSYIEKFDIDMEVRFDIISVIFKDGKHKIEHIEDAFYPLV, encoded by the coding sequence ATGACATCAGAACTATTAAAACACAACGAACTTGGAGCAAAAGGAGAAGAAATTGCATTCTTTTACCTAATAAAAAACGACTATAAGGTACTCGAGAAAAACTGGAGATTCAAGCATAAAGAAATTGATATAATTGCAACAAAAGACAATTTGCTAATTATTGTTGAAGTTAAATCACGCTCTAATGATTATTTTGAACAGCCGCAAGATGCTGTGAATAGGAAAAAGCAAAAATTTATTATCGATGCTACAAATTCATATATTGAAAAATTCGACATCGACATGGAAGTCAGGTTTGATATTATTTCGGTTATCTTTAAGGATGGAAAACACAAAATTGAGCATATTGAGGATGCTTTTTATCCTTTGGTTTGA
- a CDS encoding RecQ family ATP-dependent DNA helicase, which yields MDYYQQILTKYWGYSVFRPLQEEIIKSVMAGNDTLGLMPTGGGKSITFQVPALVKDGICVVVTPLIALMKDQVEELERKKIKALYINSGMTKREINFALDNCIFGDYKFLYVSPERLVSELFLTKLQEMNVNLIAVDESHCISQWGYDFRPSYLRIAELRKTIPDIPILALTATATPEVVDDIQEKLSFKKKNVLQKSFERKNLIYLVREVEDKLKYLLKIMNNSKGSGIVYVRSRKKTKEIADFLKLNKISAEHYHAGLGIDTRNYIQHQWKNDQIRVMVATNAFGMGIDKANVRVVVHMDLPNSLEEYFQEAGRAGRDTQRAYGVLLFNNSDSVQAKTRLAKSFPSFEKIKSIYKALGNYFQITIGGGKDLAFDFNLFEFSSNYKLDMIAVYNSLKILQGEGYFEFTEELNNPSKIHFLVKRDDLYKFQVQNINFDGFIKLLLRSYTGVFSTFVRIDEKFLAKRASIKQQEVYNFLVNLQKQKIIEFIPQKKTPQVFYLMERVNENELFLSQENYHFRKEKYSKRINAILNYSSSNNKCRSQLLLNYFGEKDPDRCGKCDVCNRRNELELSKYEFDKILEVVKNILKKEKTTMDTLIDNVSYSHEKVIKVIDWLLDNKKIKIYEDGNLSWLVN from the coding sequence GTGGATTATTATCAACAGATACTGACAAAATACTGGGGGTATTCCGTTTTTCGCCCGCTTCAGGAAGAAATTATAAAATCTGTAATGGCCGGAAATGATACTCTGGGTTTGATGCCAACCGGTGGAGGAAAATCAATAACTTTTCAAGTTCCTGCTCTTGTAAAAGACGGTATCTGCGTAGTTGTTACACCTTTGATTGCCTTAATGAAAGATCAGGTTGAGGAATTAGAAAGAAAAAAAATCAAGGCTTTATACATAAATTCAGGCATGACCAAACGCGAAATAAATTTTGCCTTAGATAATTGTATTTTTGGGGATTATAAATTTTTATATGTTTCGCCCGAGCGGCTAGTTTCTGAACTTTTTCTGACAAAACTGCAAGAAATGAACGTCAATTTGATTGCAGTGGACGAATCTCATTGTATATCGCAATGGGGATATGACTTTCGACCCTCATATCTGCGAATTGCCGAACTTCGAAAAACTATTCCAGATATTCCAATTCTTGCTTTAACAGCAACTGCCACGCCAGAAGTTGTGGATGATATTCAAGAAAAACTTTCATTCAAGAAAAAAAATGTACTTCAAAAAAGTTTTGAACGAAAAAACCTGATATATTTAGTAAGAGAAGTTGAAGATAAATTGAAATATCTTCTAAAAATCATGAACAACTCTAAAGGCAGCGGTATTGTTTATGTTAGAAGTAGAAAGAAAACCAAAGAAATTGCCGACTTTTTGAAATTGAATAAAATCTCTGCAGAACACTATCATGCAGGACTTGGAATTGATACAAGAAACTACATTCAACATCAATGGAAAAACGACCAAATTAGAGTGATGGTAGCTACCAATGCGTTTGGAATGGGAATAGACAAAGCCAATGTTCGCGTTGTGGTTCATATGGATTTGCCTAATTCGCTCGAAGAATATTTTCAGGAAGCTGGCAGAGCAGGACGAGACACTCAACGGGCATATGGTGTTTTACTGTTTAACAATTCAGATAGCGTTCAGGCAAAAACCCGATTGGCTAAAAGTTTTCCATCGTTTGAAAAAATAAAAAGTATTTATAAGGCTCTTGGAAATTATTTCCAAATAACGATTGGTGGAGGCAAAGATTTAGCATTCGATTTTAATTTGTTTGAGTTTTCGAGCAATTACAAACTTGATATGATTGCTGTTTACAATAGTTTAAAAATTCTTCAGGGAGAAGGATATTTTGAATTTACGGAAGAGTTGAACAATCCGTCTAAAATTCATTTTTTAGTCAAACGAGACGATTTATATAAATTTCAAGTACAAAACATAAATTTCGATGGTTTTATCAAACTACTTTTGAGGTCATACACAGGTGTTTTTAGTACATTTGTTAGAATTGACGAAAAATTTCTTGCAAAAAGAGCCAGTATTAAACAGCAAGAGGTTTATAATTTTTTAGTAAATCTGCAAAAGCAAAAAATAATTGAATTTATTCCTCAAAAAAAGACACCGCAGGTTTTTTATCTAATGGAAAGGGTAAATGAAAATGAACTATTTCTCTCGCAAGAAAATTATCATTTCCGCAAAGAAAAATATTCGAAAAGAATAAATGCAATTCTAAACTATTCTTCCAGCAACAACAAATGCCGAAGTCAGTTACTACTGAATTATTTTGGAGAAAAAGATCCCGACCGCTGTGGCAAATGCGATGTTTGCAATCGCCGCAACGAACTTGAGTTGAGCAAATACGAATTTGACAAAATTCTGGAAGTTGTAAAAAATATTCTTAAAAAAGAAAAAACAACTATGGATACACTTATTGATAATGTTTCGTATTCTCATGAAAAAGTCATTAAAGTAATTGATTGGTTATTAGATAATAAAAAAATTAAAATTTACGAAGATGGAAATCTGTCGTGGTTAGTCAATTAG